From Channa argus isolate prfri chromosome 18, Channa argus male v1.0, whole genome shotgun sequence, the proteins below share one genomic window:
- the LOC137103590 gene encoding cyclin-dependent kinase 2-associated protein 1 isoform X1 translates to MRSGPFTSNLTFTFLSLCVCVCVIVAKAARAHMDASPHTKPVGSLQYPSAANLATLQSYRPLVSDYGPPSLGFSQGSTGSQVPQNKYAELLAIIEELGKEIRPTYAGSKSAMERLKRGIIHARGLVRECLAETERNARS, encoded by the exons ATGAGGAGTGGACCCTTCACCAGCAACCTCACTTTTACTttcctttctttgtgtgtgtgtgtttgtgtgattgttgcAAAAGCTGCACGGGCCCACATGGATGCGTCCCCTCACACAAAACCAG TTGGAAGCCTTCAGTACCCATCAGCGGCGAACCTGGCCACGTTGCAGTCCTACAGGCCCCTCGTCAGTGACTATGGACCTCCATCTCTGGGATTCTCACAG GGCTCTACTGGCAGCCAAGTGCCTCAGAACAAATATGCAGAGCTGCTGGCCATCATTGAAGAACTTGGGAAGGAGATCAGGCCCACGTACGCTGGAAGTAAGAGTGCGATGGAGAGACTGAAAAGAG GAATCATCCACGCCAGAGGACTGGTGCGTGAGTGCTTGGCTGAAACTGAGAGAAACGCAAGGTCCtag
- the LOC137103590 gene encoding cyclin-dependent kinase 2-associated protein 1 isoform X2, whose protein sequence is MSLGMSYKPNVHQHIPGTSGNQVGSLQYPSAANLATLQSYRPLVSDYGPPSLGFSQGSTGSQVPQNKYAELLAIIEELGKEIRPTYAGSKSAMERLKRGIIHARGLVRECLAETERNARS, encoded by the exons aTGTCTTTGGGAATGTCTTACAAACCCAACGTCCATCAGCACATTCCGGGAACTTCTGGGAACCAGG TTGGAAGCCTTCAGTACCCATCAGCGGCGAACCTGGCCACGTTGCAGTCCTACAGGCCCCTCGTCAGTGACTATGGACCTCCATCTCTGGGATTCTCACAG GGCTCTACTGGCAGCCAAGTGCCTCAGAACAAATATGCAGAGCTGCTGGCCATCATTGAAGAACTTGGGAAGGAGATCAGGCCCACGTACGCTGGAAGTAAGAGTGCGATGGAGAGACTGAAAAGAG GAATCATCCACGCCAGAGGACTGGTGCGTGAGTGCTTGGCTGAAACTGAGAGAAACGCAAGGTCCtag